The following nucleotide sequence is from Deltaproteobacteria bacterium.
GAGGGCGACGAAGCCGCCGTGGACGGTCGCGGTGTACCGCCGCGGCACGTCCCCGAGGGCGCACAGCCCGCCGACCGAGGAGCCGACGCCGAACGTAAACGCCTGGCAAGCCGCGGCGCGGACACGCGCATCGCCGGCGCGCGCATCGCCGGCGCGACCGCGCGCATGCCGCGGGCGGCGCGATCCGTGGTACGCCGTCGGCGCCGTGGCGGCCTTGCGGGTGTTGCACGTGTCCGATCGCCTCAGTCAGCGGGGAGGCGCCGACGTGTATCTGCTCGCGCTCGCGGACCGCCAGGCGACGCGGCATCGCGTCGACATCGCGATCGGGCGCGAGGACGGCACCGCCCGCGCGCCGTGTCGGGTCCATCGCGTGCCGGCGTTGGCGTCCGCCGGTCCGGCGCCCGCGCGCGCCGCGCTCGACGCGGTCGCGCGTGCCGTTCGCCCGGACGTCGTGCACGTCCACAACGTCGTCAACCCGGATGCGCTCGCGTGGGCGGCCGACCGCGGTGCCGTCATGACCGTGCAAGACCACCGCGCGTTCTGTCCCGGTCGAGGCAAGTGGCGCGCCGACGGCGCCGTGTGTCGCGACGCGATGGCGCCCGACGTGTGCGCGGGCTGTTTCGACGATCCACATTATTTCGCGCGCATCGGGGCGATCACGGCCGCGCGGCTGGCGCACGTGAGGCGCATGGCGCGCGCGATCGTGCTGTCGGAGTACATGCGCGCCGAGCTGGCGGCGGCCGGCGTGCCGCGCGACCGCATCGAGGTCGTCCCGCCGTTCGTGTGGGGGATCGATCCGGCCGCGCCGGCGACGCATCCGCCGTGCGTCCTCGTCCCCGGCCGGCTCGTCGCGGCCAAGGGCGTGTGGGATGCCGTCGACGCGTGGCGGCGGTCGGGCGTGCGGTGGCCGCTGGTGGCGGCGGGCACGGGACGCGAGCGGGCTGCGCTGGAAGCCGCCGGGGTGCGCGTGCTCGGCTGGGTCCCGCACGCCGACATGGCCGGCGTCTACCGCAGCGCGCGGGTCGTCGTGTTCGCGCCGCGCTGGCAGGAGCCGTTCGGCATCGCCGGGCTCGAGGCGCTGTGGTGTGGCGTCCCGGTCGCCGCTTGGGAGTCCGGCGGCGTTCGCCAGTGGCACCCCGGCCCGCTGGCGCCGTGGGGCGACGTCGACGCGCTGGCGGCGCTCATCGCGGCGCTCGACGGCACGCGCCCGTCGCCGCCGCGCGTCCCGGCCGACGAGGCGGCCCTCCTCGACCGGCTCGACGCCATTTACGCGGCCGCCGCCGGCCGGTGATGCGGCGCGCGACCCGGCGGCGCGGCGGCGCGGCGACGCGGCG
It contains:
- a CDS encoding glycosyltransferase produces the protein RATKPPWTVAVYRRGTSPRAHSPPTEEPTPNVNAWQAAARTRASPARASPARPRACRGRRDPWYAVGAVAALRVLHVSDRLSQRGGADVYLLALADRQATRHRVDIAIGREDGTARAPCRVHRVPALASAGPAPARAALDAVARAVRPDVVHVHNVVNPDALAWAADRGAVMTVQDHRAFCPGRGKWRADGAVCRDAMAPDVCAGCFDDPHYFARIGAITAARLAHVRRMARAIVLSEYMRAELAAAGVPRDRIEVVPPFVWGIDPAAPATHPPCVLVPGRLVAAKGVWDAVDAWRRSGVRWPLVAAGTGRERAALEAAGVRVLGWVPHADMAGVYRSARVVVFAPRWQEPFGIAGLEALWCGVPVAAWESGGVRQWHPGPLAPWGDVDALAALIAALDGTRPSPPRVPADEAALLDRLDAIYAAAAGR